The stretch of DNA CTATTACGTATGCCTGCGTATTTAGCCGAACAAGCACGGAGCTTATGACCAGCAGCTCGATGACCGGTAATGCCCGACTGGACACGTCGCTCAGCCCTGCCCGCCTGCGGGTGTCCGGGGACTGGACGCTTGCCCATTACGCCGACCTCAAGCACCTGACCGAAAAGCTCCACGGCCAGTACGACGCCAATACCGTGGTTGATCTCAACAGCCTCGGCGCCCTCGACACCGCTGGCGCGTCCCTGCTGGTTGAGCTGCTTGGTTCCGAACGCCTGGGCAAATCCGCCGAACACCCCGATTGCACGATTTCCCCGGCTGACCGCGCGCTGCTGCAAACCGTGTATCGCTCTCTGACCGACTTCTGCGTGCCGATCAAGGAGCCGGAAGTCAGCGTCAGCGTGCAACTGCTGACCCGCATCGGGCGCGCGGTGGAAACGGTCTGGCAGGACACTCTGCAAGTGTTGGGTTTTATCGGCCTGATCCTCGAAACCATCGCCCGCAACCTGTTCCGGCCCAAGCGCTGGCGGGTCACGCCAGTCGTTGCGCACATCGAACAGACCGGCCTCGACGCCGCGCCGATCGTGGCGCTGCTGACCTTTCTGGTTGGCGCGGTGGTGGCGTTTCTCGGCGCGACGGTGCTGGCCAGTTTTGGCGCGACGATCTTTACCGTGGACCTGGTGGGATTCTCGTTTTTGCGCGAGTTCGGCGTGTTGCTCACGGCGATCCTGATGGCCGGTCGTACTGCCAGTGCGTTCACCGCGCAGATCGGCTCGATGAAGGCCAATGAAGAGATCGACGCGATCCGCACCCTCGGCCTCGACCCGATGGAGCTGCTGGTGGTGCCCCGCGTGTTGGCGATGCTGGTGGCGTTGCCGATGCTGACGTTCCTGGCGATGCTCTGCGGCATCATCGGCGGTGGTGTGGTGTGTGCGGTATCGTTGGGGATCTCGCCGGCGATGTTTCTCTCGCTGCTGCAAAGCGACATTGGCATCCAGCATTTTCTGGTCGGTCTGGTGAAAGCGCCGATCTTTGCCTTCCTGATCGCGACGATCGGTTGCCTGGAAGGCTTCAAGGTCAGCGGCAGCGCCGAATCGGTCGGCGCGCACACCACCTCCGCCGTGGTGCAGTCGATTTTCGTGGTGATCGTGCTCGATGCGGTGGCTGCGCTGTTCTTCATGGAGATGGGCTGGTGAGTCGTCTACCCCGCGCGCCCTCGGAGGCGGTGATTGAAGTCCGTGGCCTGTGCAATCGCTTTGGCAGCCAGAGCGTGCACGAGAACCTCGATCTGGATCTGTACAAAGGCGAAATCCTTGCCGTGGTTGGCGGCTCCGGCAGCGGCAAATCGGTGCTGCTGCGCAGCATCGTCGGGCTGCGTCGGCCCAGCGAAGGCAACGTGAAGGTGTTCGGCCAGAACCTGCCGAGCCTGTCCGAGCATGAGCGTTCGCTGGTCGAACGGCGTTTCGGCGTGCTGTTCCAGAAAGGCGCGCTGTTCTCCTCGCTGACGGTGACCGAGAACGTCGCCCTGCCGCTGATCGAACACGCCGGCCTGAGTCGCAACGACGCCGAGCATCTGGCGGCGGTGAAACTGGCGCTGGCCGGGCTACCGCTGTCGGCGGCGGACAAATACCCGGCCTCGCTGTCCGGCGGCATGATCAAGCGCGCCGCGCTGGCCCGGGCACTGGCGCTGGACCCCGACATCCTGTTCCTCGACGAACCCACCGCCGGCCTCGATCCGATTGGCGCGGCGGCGTTCGATCAACTGATCCTGACCCTGCGCGATGCGCTGGGCCTGAGCGTGTTTCTGGTGACCCACGACCTCGACACGCTCTACACCATTACCGACCGTGTGGCGGTGCTGGCGCAGAAGAAGGTGCTGGTCGCCGGCCCTATCGACGTGGTCTCGGAAACCGATGACGCGTGGATTCACGAATACTTCCACGGCCCGCGCGGCCGCTCGGCGCTGGACGCCGCCAAATTGCTCAACGAGGTCTGACATGGAAACCCGAGCCCATCATGTGTTGATCGGCCTGTTCTCAGTGATTGTCGTGGCGGGCGCCCTGCTCTTCGGCCTGTGGCTGGCCAAGTCCAGCGTCGACACCGAGTTCAAGGATTACGAAGTGGTCTTCAACGAGGCGGTCAGCGGCCTGTCCAAGGGCAGCCCGGTGCAGTACAGCGGGATCAAGGTCGGCGACGTGGTCAGCCTGCGTCTCGACCCGAAAGACCCACGGCGGGTATTGGCGCGGATTCGCCTCGGCGGCGACACGCCGGTCAAGGAAGACACCCAGGCCAAACTGGCCTTGGCCGGGATCACCGGGACCTCGATCATCCAGCTCAGCGGCGGCACCCCGCAGAGCCCGAAACTGCGCGGGCATGACGGCGAGTTGCCGACCATCGTCGCGGCGCCCTCGCCTATCTCACGCCTGCTCAACGACAGCAACGACTTGATGAGCGGCATCACCGCGCTGCTGAGCAATGCCAACCAGATGTTCTCCCCGGAGAACGTCGAGCGTGTGAGCAACACCCTGGCGCATCTGGAGCAGACTACCGGCTCGATCAACGATCAGCGCGGCGACTTGCGTCAGGCCATGCAGCAACTGGCGAGTGTCGGCAAACAGGCCGGCAGCATGCTCGAACAGACATCGCTGCTGATGCGCAACGCCAACGGCCTGCTCAACGATCAAGGCAAACAGGCACTGGGCAGTGCCGAGCAGGCGATGAAGTCGCTGGAGCAGAGCAGCGCCACCATCAACGGCCTGCTGAGCAAGAATCAGAACTCCCTCGATAACGGCATGCAGGGCCTCAATGGCCTGGCCCCGGCCATCCGCGAACTGCGCGAGACCCTGACCTCGCTGCGCGCCATTTCTCAACGCCTGGAGGCCAACCCCAGCGGTTACCTGCTGGGCAGTGACAAGAACAAGGAGTTCACGCCATGAAGCTGACTCACCTCGCTTTTCTCGCCAGCTTCTCCTTGATCAGCGCGTGCTCGATCCTGCCCAAGGCCGAGCCGTCGGATGTCTACCGTCTGCCGTCGACTCAGGCGCCCGCTTCGGCCAGTTCGGCCGCGACTCAGCGCTGGTCGCTGCGCCTGAACAAATTGCAGGCCAGCGAAGCACTGAACCGGCCGAACATCGCGGTGATTCCACAGGGTGACGTGATCAGCAGCTACAAGGCGTCGCGCTGGAGCGATCCGGCGCCGGTGCTGGTGCGTAATCGGCTGTTGGACGGGTTTGCACGTGATGGTCGGGTGACCTTGCTCAGTACCGATGACAGCAACTTTGCTGCGGATCTGGAGCTGGGCGGCAGCTTGCAGGCGTTTCAGACCGAGTATCAGGGCAATCAGGCCAGCGTTGTGGTGCGGGTCGATGCGTTGCTGGTGCGTGGTTATGACCAGCGGATTCTCGCCAGCCGGCGCTTTGAGGAGCACCAGCCGCTGAGCGATGTGCAGGTGCCGGCGGTGGTTGCGGGGTTTGGACAGGCGAGTGATCGGCTCACCGCGAAGGTTGTTGCGTGGGCAGTGGATCAAGGCCAGAAACTGGCGCAACAACCAAGACCTTAGGCCTCACACAAAACAAAAATGTGGGAGCGGGCTAGCTCGCGAAGGCGGTGTGTCAGTCAATGTATTGGTCGACTGACACTCCCTCTTCGCGAGCAAACCCGCTCCCACATTTTGATTTGTGTTTAGCCGAAGAACCAGTAGCAGACGCCAATCGCGCCGAGTACCCCAGCCAGTTCGGCCAACAACGCACACCCCACCGCATGCCGCGCCCGCTGAATCCCCACTGCACCGAAATACACCGCGAGCACATAGAACGTGGTCTCGGTACTGCCCTGTATCGTCGCCGCCACCAGCGACGGGAAGCTGTCGACGCCCGAGGTCTTCATGGTCTCGATCAGCATCGCCCGCGCGGCGCTGCCGGAAAACGGTTTGACCATCGCTGTCGGCAGCGCATCGACGAAGCGCGTGTCCCAACCGGCCCATTGCACCAGATGGCGGATGCCGTCCAGACCAAAGTCCAACGCCCCGGAGGCCCGCAGCACGCCAATCGCACAGAGCATCGCTACCAGATACGGCAGCAGGTTCTTGGCGACATCAAAGCCCTCTTTGGCACCCTCGACGAAGGCCTCGTAGACCTTGACCTTGCGTAATGCGCCAATCACCAGAAACAGCATGATCAGGCCGAACAGCGTGAGGTTGCCGAGGATCGACGACAGCCCGGCCAGCGCCGTGGCCGACATCGTCGCCAGCAGCGCCATGAAGCCGCCGAGGATCAGCGCCCCCGGGATCAGGTAGGCCAGCACCACCGGGTCCCAGATCCGCAGGCGTTGCATGAATGCCACCGAGAGGAAGCCGACAATTGTCGAGCAGCTGGTCGCCAGCAGAATCGGCAGAAATACCAGGGTCGGGTCCGGCGCACCTTGCTGCGCGCGGTACATGAAGATCGTCACCGGCAACAGGGTCAGGGATGAGGCGTTGAGCACCAGGAACAGGATCTGCGCGTTACTGGCGACGGTGGCACTGGGATTGAGCTCCTGCAGCGCCTTCATGGCTTTCAGGCCGATGGGCGTGGCCGCGTTGTCGAGGCCCAGACCGTTGGCAGCGAAGTTCAGGGTAATCAGACCAAGGGCAGGGTGGCCGGCCGGGACTTCCGGCATCAGCCGCAGGAACAGCGGCCCGAGGACCCTGGCCAGCCATTCGACGATCCCGGCCTTCTCGGCGATGCGCAGAAAGCCCAGCCACAGGGTCAGGGTGCCGAACAGCAGCACCATCACCTCGACCGACAGCTTGGCCATGGCGAAAATGCTTTCCACCATCGCTGCGAAAATCCCGGCGTTGCCGCCGACCAGCCACTGCACCAGCGCAGATATTGCTGCCACGACGAAGAAGCCAAGCCACAGGCCATTAAGCATCAGTCAAATCCCCCGGAAGATGCGGCGAATGATAGCGGGGTCGCCAGAAACGACAAACCCCGGATTTCTCCGGGGTTTGTATGGCTAACTCGGTCCACTGTAGGTGTGAGCCTGCTCGCGATGAGGGCGGCACATTCAACATCTCTGTTGTTTGATACACCGCCATCGCGAGCAGGCTCACTCCTACAGGGTTTGTGTCAGTTCTTGGAAATTTCGCCTGCAGGCAGTTTTTCCTTGCTGCGCCAGTGCGGCAGGGAGTTCCAGTAGCGCTGGCCCTTGGCGTCGTCGTACATGCCTTCCCAGCGCGCGATAACCAGTACCGCCAGGGCGTTGCCGATCACGTTCAGTGCGGTACGGGCCATGTCCATGACACGGTCGACACCGGCGATGAACGCCAGGCCTTCCAGCGGGATACCGACGCTGCCCAGGGTTGCCAGCAGCACCACGAAGGACACGCCCGGTACACCGGCGATGCCTTTGGAGGTCACCATCAGGGTCAGGACCAGCAGCAGTTGCTGGCTGATCGACAGGTCGATGCCGTACAGCTGGGCAATGAAGATCGCTGCGATGGACTGATACAGGGTCGAACCGTCGAGGTTGAACGAGTAACCGGTCGGCACCACGAAGCTGCAGATGGCTTTCGGTGCGCCGTAGGCTTCCATTTTCTCGATCACGCGTGGCAGCACGGTTTCCGAGGAGGCGGTGGAGTAGGCCAGGACCAGCTCATCCTTGAAGATGCGCATCAGCTTGATCACCGAGAAGCCGAACAGCTTGGCGATCAGGCCCAGTACCACGAAGGCGAAGAAGGCAATGGCGACGTAAACCAGGATCACCAGCTTCGCCAGCGGCACCAGCGAAGCGAAACCGAAGTTGGCGACGGTCACCGCGATCAGTGCGAATACGCCGATCGGGGCGTAGTTCATGATCATGTGGGTGACTTTGAACATGCTTTCCGAGACGCCCTGGAACATCTTCACCAGCGGCTCGCGCAGGTCCGACTGCAGGCTCGACAGACCGAGGCCGAACAGTACGGAGAAGAAGATGATCGGCAGCATCTCGCCGCGGGCCATGGCCGCGAAGATGTTCGACGGGATCAGGTTGAGGATGGTCTCGATGAACGCGTGTTCATGTTGTACTTCGGCGGCGGTCGCCTGGTACTTGGAGATATCCACCGTGCCCAGGGTGCTCATATCGATGCCGGCGCCCGGGTGGAACAGGTTGGCCAGCAGCAGGCCGACGATGATCGCGATGGTGGTGACGACTTCGAAGTAGATGATCGTCTTCAGGCCGATACGCCCGAGTTTCTTGGCGTCGCCCACGCCGGCAATGCCGACGATCAGGGAGGAGATGACGATCGGGATCACGATCATCTTGATCAGACGGATAAAGATATCGCCTGCCGGTTGCAGGACGTTGCTGATCCACCAGGCTTTCTCGGCACTGAAATGGTTGAGCAACGCACCAATTGCAATCCCTAAAACCAGACCGATGAGGATCTGCCAGGCGAGGCTGAGTTTTGCCTTCTTCATTATCTTTACCCTTACTTGCGTTTGACTCAGGCACATGCAGGAACTGGAACGCTCATTAGCGGAAAAGTCTGTGCATCTGCCTCCGTATAAGGTGCCCCGAAGCGCGTGTTTACGGCTCTTCGGCAGGCGAAAAAAGGCGCAACTATTCCGATGCAAGGTTGCGCCGTCTAATGCCGTAAACGCCTACCCTATGCCGAATCGGCATGAGCTTTTTTAAATGAAACTGGCGTCCCAACCGGTTCGATTGCGACATTTCAGCCGCCATAAGTGCCGTGAACCGGCCATTACAGCCTAGGTTGGTTATTTTTTGAACGAGTGATTTCGACAGAAAATATAAGAAAAAGCCTACATTTGCAGACTAGAAGTCCTACTGTTTAAAAGGACTCTTTCTCGATATACGGTCGCCATGAAACACGGCGAAATGTTTTCGCGCGCAGTCTGAACCATAAAAAGATGAGCAGGACGCTCTAGATCAATGTTTTGTAGCGCACAAAGCTCAGCGCAAGTCCGTCGGACCGCCGAGGGCCGGCGAACCTGCGTCGCAGCTTTTGCCCTGACCCGGCCCTTGCGCAGGCACTCCCTGTACCCGTAGGTCACTCCGACCCTGTAACAGTCAGAACGTCCCGGCCCCCTGATCATGCGCCGACCTTCCTCGGGCGGGCGCAATAAAGGGCAGCGCGGCGCCACCCTCATGTTCGAATCAGTACCAGTTCGGATCTTTCTTCAGCGTTTCCATCAACAGGTTCTGCATGTCCTGATCCGGTTTGCCGAGGAAGCGGTAGGTGGCATGTCGCGTGGGCGACTTGTCGGCCGGCAGTCCTTCGGGCACATCGACGAGCATCGCGTAGGCATCTTTCTTGTCGAAGCTGAACGCGACGATCAAGCGGTGGTTAAGGCACTTGTCCGCGGATTCGCAGAGCGGCCCCACCAGATACTGATTGCCGTCTTCAGTCACGGCATTCATCTGCTGATCTGGCGTACCGGACAGGTTCATCACCCATTCCGGCAGGCGCTCTTCATGCTTCACCACGCCTTGCCAGGTTTCCCGGTATTGCGGGTCGGAGCTGAGCAGCTCGTTGACCCGCGCCTGGCCGTCATTGGCCGCCATCGCCATGGCACTACCGCCCAGAAGCAGGGCGGCTGCCAGTGTCTTTAAACCAATCATCGTTAACCTCGGCCGCGACGGCCAAAGAAGAAGGAAGCGATGAACATCACCAGGAACACGACAAAGAGAATCTTGGCGATACCCGTGGCGGTGCCCGCGATACCACCGAAGCCCAGTACGGCGGCGATGATGGCAATGATCAAGAATGTAATTGCCCAGCTCAACATGGTGATTCTCCTTACTTCTCTATTTAGGGATGTTGCGTGTCCCGGCGCGACGCGCCCGAATTCACTGGTTCGTCAGAAAACCCAGCGCTCTTCACGTGGCAGTTGATCCAGCGGCTGCGCCTGATCGACATCCATCATGCGCATCGAGGCGCTCTCGGCCTGGCTGCTGCTGACGGCGCTGAAGTGCGTCTGCGTGCTGTGTTGAATCGAGATCAGCGGCTCAGGCTTCTGGCTGTTCTCCCAGCTCAGGTATTGCTGGCAGGCGATCAGGGTGATCAACAGGGCAAGTACGCCAAACAGACCTTGCTGGATATGCAGTGGCGAGATACGCACTTGGGCGGCACGTTGGCGAGTCATCCTGGGTTCCTCACTCTTATTCGGTTGGGGCAGTCGGATCTGCCCGGGCTGAATGAGTTATTGCAGCCTGCATGCCAATTTTTTATTTGAAAAAATTCCAATTAAATCAATAAGTTATAGATGTATTAAAAATCGTCTTGGACGCATCCTGCACGATGGGTCATCTACGGTCGTGCGTAATGCACGATTATTTCGTAGGAGATTTCATTCTTATTGAATTGAGAGCAGGTCTCGGATGTCAGAAAAGTACGCAGGCAAACATCGGCAACCCGGCGATTGTTTAGAAGGTCAACAAAATCAATGGATTGGCTGTCATGGCAGGAGAGAGCTACCCTGCTATGGCCGGCATCGTTCAGAATCGACCATGCAACTTGCCCGATTTTTCCGGGACTAACCAAGACCAATCACATAAGGAGCGTAGGAAAAATGGAATCCGCCACTGAGCATCAAGGCCGCATTCTGCTGGTGGACGACGAGTCCGCCATCCTGCGTACCTTCCGTTACTGCCTCGAAGACGAAGGCTACACGGTGGCCACTGCCAACAGCGCGGCTCAGGCCGACGCTTTGCTGCAACGCCAGGTCTTCGACCTGTGCTTCCTCGATTTGCGGCTGGGCGAAGACAATGGTCTTGATGTGCTGGCGCAGATGCGTATCCAGGCACCGTGGATGCGCGTGGTGATCGTCACCGCGCACTCCGCCGTCGACACCGCCGTTGACGCGATCCAGGCCGGCGCGGCCGACTATCTGGTCAAGCCGTGCAGCCCCGATCAGTTGCGTCTGGCCACCGCCAAGCAACTGGAAGTGCGCCAGCTCTCGGCGCGTCTCGAAGCCCTTGAAGGCGAAATCCGCAAACCCAAGGACGGTCTCGATTCGCACAGCCCCGCGATGAAAGTCGTGCTGGAAACCGCGCGCCAGGTCGCGAGCACCGACGCCAACATTCTTATTCTGGGCGAGTCCGGTACCGGTAAAGGCGAGCTGGCACGGGCCATTCACGGCTGGAGCAAGCGCGAGAAGAAATCCTGCGTGACCATCAACTGCCCGTCGTTGACCGCCGAACTGATGGAAAGCGAGCTGTTCGGCCACAGTCGCGGCGCATTTACCGGGGCCAGCGAAAGCACCTTGGGTCGAGTCAATCAGGCGGACGGTGGTACGCTGTTTCTCGATGAGATCGGCGATTTTCCCCTGACGTTGCAGCCAAAGTTGCTGCGCTTCATTCAAGACAAGGAATACGAGCGGGTAGGGGATCCAGTGACCCGCCGCGCCGACGTGCGCATTCTCGCCGCGACCAACCTCAATCTTGAAGACATGGTGCGCGACGGTCGCTTTCGCGAAGACCTGCTGTATCGCCTGAACGTGATCACCCTGCATCTGCCGCCGCTGCGCGAGCGCGCCGAAGACATTCTGACCCTGGCCGACCGCTTCCTCGCCCGTTTCGTCAAAGAGTACGCACGTCCGGCCCGCGGCTTCAGTGATGAGGCACGGGAAGCACTGCTCGGCTATCGCTGGCCGGGCAACATCCGTGAGCTGCGCAACGTGGTGGAGCGGGCGAGCATCATCTGCCCGCAGGAACGCGTGGAAATCAGCCACTTGGGCATGGCCGAACAACCGGCAAACAACGCACCACGGGTCGGCGCGGCGCTGAGCCTCGATGAACTGGAGAAAGCTCATATCGGCGCGGTGCTGGCGACGGCTGGCACCCTCGATCAAGCAGCCAAGACCCTGGGCATCGATGCCTCTACCCTGTATCGCAAGCGTAAGCAGTACAACCTGTGAGCGCGCGGCGATGAAACTGGCGATGAAGTTGCGCACCCGCTTGTTCCTGAGCATCTCCGCGCTGATCACGGTGGCTTTGCTCGGGCTGTTGCTCGGGCTGGTCAGCGTGATGCAGATGGCCGGGACTCAGGAAGCGCTGATCCGCAATAACTTCGTCACCCTTGATCTGGGCCTCAAACTGCGCCAGACCCTCGGCGATCAACTGATCATGATGCTCGCCGAAAAGCCCGATACCGCTGCGTTCGAGGCCTCGAAGCAGCAGTATTTACAGCTGCTCGATCAAGGCATAGCCCAGGAGGAGGTCGGTGATGGTCGTCAATACAGCTTCAGTCAGGCCAAGGCCGATTACCAAAGTTTCCTTCAGGCGTTCGATCAGGTACGTGACCCGGCCAATGCCTTGAGTGGTACCGGCGATTTGCGTGAGCGCTTCAATACGCTGCGCAACGGCCTGATTGCCGAACACAAGCATGCGCTCGACAACATCAACTCGGTGCAGCACGCTGCTCGCGACCGTGCGTTGTTGATTGCCGGGCTGCTCGGGCTGGTGGGGCTGGCCGTGTTGATCATCGGCTTCGTCACGGCCCATGCGATTGCCCGACGCTTCGGTGCGCCGATCGAGGCGCTGGCGCAAGCGGCGGACAACATCGGCCAAGGCAATTTCGAAGTGACCCTGCCGATTTCGTCGGCGATGGAAATGAACCAGCTGACCAAGCGCTTCGGGCTGATGGCCGAAGCGCTGCGTGAGCATCAGGCGACCAACGTCGACGAACTGCTGGCCGGTCAGCAGCGTTTGCAGGCGGTGCTCGACAGCATCGACGATGGCTTGCTGATGATCGACCGTGAAGGGCATCTGGAGCACCTCAATCCGGTCGCCCAGCGGCAACTGGGCTGGGACAGTGATCGCCTCGGCCAAGGCCTGGGGACGGCGCTTGGGCGCCCGGAACTCGACGCTCAGCTGCAACTGGTGTTGCGCGGCGGCACGCTGGAGCGTGCTCCGGAAGATTTGAGTATCGAAGTCGATGGCGAATCGCGCCTGCTGACTTACAGCCTGACCCCGGTCAGCCACACCCAGGGGCATATCCTCGGCGCGGTGATGGTGCTGCACGACGTTACCGAACAGCGCGCTTTCGAGCGAGTGCGCAGCGAGTTCGTGTTGCGGGCCTCCCATGAGCTGCGCACGCCGGTCACCGGCATGCACATGGCCTTCGGCCTGTTTCGCGAGCGCGCGAAGTTTCCCGCGGACTCACGCGAGGCCGACCTGCTCGACACGGTCAACGAAGAAATGCAGCGCTTGATGCAGTTGATCAACGACCTGCTCAACTTTTCGCGCTACCAGAATGGTCTGCAGAAACTCTCGCTGGCGCCCTGTTCCATCGAAGACTTGCTGGAGCAGGCGCAATTGCGTTTCGCCGATTCGGCAGCGGGCAAAGGCATTGCCCTGAACGTCGAAGTGCAGGGGCCGTTGCCGCGCCTGCAGGCCGATCAGACGCAACTCGACCGGGTGCTCGACAACCTGATCGACAACGCCCTGCGCCATACCGCCCGCGACGGGCAGATTCGCCTGCAGGCGCGCCGGCATGGCGAGCGGGTGATCATCAGTGTTGAAGACAATGGCGAAGGCATTGCCTACGGTCAGCAAGGACGAATCTTCGAGCCGTTCGTGCAGGTCGGGCGCAAGAAGGGCGGCGCCGGGCTCGGGTTGGCGCTGTGCAAGGAAATCGTCCAGTTGCACGGCGGGCGGATGGGCGTCTATTCGCGGCCGGGGCAGGGCACGCAGTTCTACATGGCGTTGGCGGTCTAGGCTTCGTCGTCCAGTCGACGGCCGGCAAGGCGCCGTCCACGGGTGATCAGTTCGATGAACTGCACCGCACTCAGGGCCTGGGCGAACAGCCAGCCCTGACCGAATTTCACGCCTTCACTGCTGAGAAACACGGCTTGCGCTTCGTGCTCGATACCTTCGGCAATCACCTTCAGCTCCAGTGCCTGCGCCATGTGAATGATGTGCGGTGCCACGCCGCTGCTGGCCGCGTCATGGCCGAGCGCGTCGATAAAGGCCTTGTCGATCTTCAGGCAATCCACCGGTAGCGTCTGCAGGTAGGCGAGGCTGCAATAGCCGGTGCCGAAGTCATCGATCAGCACCTGATGGCCGACATCGCGCAAGGCTTGCAGGTTCTCCCGCGCCACCACCACGTCGATCAACCCGCGTTCGGTGACTTCGAAGGCAATCTGCCGTGCCGCGACCCGGTGCAGCGTCAGCAGTTTGGCCATGACCTGGCCGATGCGCGGCACCATCACATCGCAAGCGGCGAGGTTGACCGAGATGTACAACTGCGGATTGGCGCGTAGCACCGGCCCCAGTTGTTCCAGCAACCGTTGCAGGACGAAATCGGTCATCTGGCGGATCTGTCCGGTGTTTTCCGCCATCGGAATGAACAGATCGGGACTGGTCAACGTGCCGTCCGGGCGGCGCCAGCGCAGCAGGGCTTCGGCGCCCACGCAGTTGCGGGTGTCGAGGTCGAAGATCGGCTGATACAGCACCTGCAGCTCGCCGCGACGGATTGCGCCCTGAAGTTCGGCGTCCAGCGACTGGCGCTGGCGCACCAGTAAAAACACGCAGAACCCGCAAAATGCTCCCAGCAGCAGGCAGACCGGCACCATCCACCACCAGACCGTCGAAATGTGCATGCCGCTGCGCGGGGTGATCAGCACCAATTGGTATTCCGGGTTGTTGGTTGGCATGCGGTAGATCAGCCGTGACTGCGTGACTTGCAAGGCTTCACGACTCTTCGGCGGCCAGACTTCGGAGGGTGGCCATGCCTGAGCGATTCCGAGCACCGGAATCGCCCGCTTGCCATGATCCAGCACGACCAGCAGGCTGCTGTCCGGTGGCAGGTCGACCATGTCAGTCAAATGCCCGCGGGAGGTCGCTACGCGGAAATTGCCGCGCCCGAGCATCAGCGCGGCGCGATTCTCATCGGGTTCGGTGGTGGTGTTGAGCCAGTAGCTGTAGGTCGGACCTTTGATGTCCGGTGCGCGGACGACCGACAGCCCCTCCTGCCGGGGGCGGTTGGAGCAGATTCGTGTGCCGTCCATGTAGGCCGCCTCATAGACGAAGCGATAGTTGAAGGTGACCTGTTGCAGGGTGGCGATCATTTCATCATCGCAACTGCGCAACGGCTGCGCTTCAAGGTCATCGAGACTTTCGCGCAATTGCCCGAACAATTGTTCGAGGCGGGCCAGAAAACGCTCGCCCTGAGCGTTCATCTCCTGGCTTTCATTTTGTTCGATCTGGCGCATGGCGAAGAACATTCCGCCGGCGATCAACAGCGCA from Pseudomonas sp. P8_229 encodes:
- a CDS encoding ABC transporter permease, with protein sequence MTSSSMTGNARLDTSLSPARLRVSGDWTLAHYADLKHLTEKLHGQYDANTVVDLNSLGALDTAGASLLVELLGSERLGKSAEHPDCTISPADRALLQTVYRSLTDFCVPIKEPEVSVSVQLLTRIGRAVETVWQDTLQVLGFIGLILETIARNLFRPKRWRVTPVVAHIEQTGLDAAPIVALLTFLVGAVVAFLGATVLASFGATIFTVDLVGFSFLREFGVLLTAILMAGRTASAFTAQIGSMKANEEIDAIRTLGLDPMELLVVPRVLAMLVALPMLTFLAMLCGIIGGGVVCAVSLGISPAMFLSLLQSDIGIQHFLVGLVKAPIFAFLIATIGCLEGFKVSGSAESVGAHTTSAVVQSIFVVIVLDAVAALFFMEMGW
- a CDS encoding ABC transporter ATP-binding protein; its protein translation is MSRLPRAPSEAVIEVRGLCNRFGSQSVHENLDLDLYKGEILAVVGGSGSGKSVLLRSIVGLRRPSEGNVKVFGQNLPSLSEHERSLVERRFGVLFQKGALFSSLTVTENVALPLIEHAGLSRNDAEHLAAVKLALAGLPLSAADKYPASLSGGMIKRAALARALALDPDILFLDEPTAGLDPIGAAAFDQLILTLRDALGLSVFLVTHDLDTLYTITDRVAVLAQKKVLVAGPIDVVSETDDAWIHEYFHGPRGRSALDAAKLLNEV
- a CDS encoding MlaD family protein, yielding METRAHHVLIGLFSVIVVAGALLFGLWLAKSSVDTEFKDYEVVFNEAVSGLSKGSPVQYSGIKVGDVVSLRLDPKDPRRVLARIRLGGDTPVKEDTQAKLALAGITGTSIIQLSGGTPQSPKLRGHDGELPTIVAAPSPISRLLNDSNDLMSGITALLSNANQMFSPENVERVSNTLAHLEQTTGSINDQRGDLRQAMQQLASVGKQAGSMLEQTSLLMRNANGLLNDQGKQALGSAEQAMKSLEQSSATINGLLSKNQNSLDNGMQGLNGLAPAIRELRETLTSLRAISQRLEANPSGYLLGSDKNKEFTP
- a CDS encoding ABC-type transport auxiliary lipoprotein family protein, producing MKLTHLAFLASFSLISACSILPKAEPSDVYRLPSTQAPASASSAATQRWSLRLNKLQASEALNRPNIAVIPQGDVISSYKASRWSDPAPVLVRNRLLDGFARDGRVTLLSTDDSNFAADLELGGSLQAFQTEYQGNQASVVVRVDALLVRGYDQRILASRRFEEHQPLSDVQVPAVVAGFGQASDRLTAKVVAWAVDQGQKLAQQPRP
- a CDS encoding nucleoside recognition domain-containing protein; this translates as MLNGLWLGFFVVAAISALVQWLVGGNAGIFAAMVESIFAMAKLSVEVMVLLFGTLTLWLGFLRIAEKAGIVEWLARVLGPLFLRLMPEVPAGHPALGLITLNFAANGLGLDNAATPIGLKAMKALQELNPSATVASNAQILFLVLNASSLTLLPVTIFMYRAQQGAPDPTLVFLPILLATSCSTIVGFLSVAFMQRLRIWDPVVLAYLIPGALILGGFMALLATMSATALAGLSSILGNLTLFGLIMLFLVIGALRKVKVYEAFVEGAKEGFDVAKNLLPYLVAMLCAIGVLRASGALDFGLDGIRHLVQWAGWDTRFVDALPTAMVKPFSGSAARAMLIETMKTSGVDSFPSLVAATIQGSTETTFYVLAVYFGAVGIQRARHAVGCALLAELAGVLGAIGVCYWFFG
- the gltP gene encoding glutamate/aspartate:proton symporter GltP, producing MKKAKLSLAWQILIGLVLGIAIGALLNHFSAEKAWWISNVLQPAGDIFIRLIKMIVIPIVISSLIVGIAGVGDAKKLGRIGLKTIIYFEVVTTIAIIVGLLLANLFHPGAGIDMSTLGTVDISKYQATAAEVQHEHAFIETILNLIPSNIFAAMARGEMLPIIFFSVLFGLGLSSLQSDLREPLVKMFQGVSESMFKVTHMIMNYAPIGVFALIAVTVANFGFASLVPLAKLVILVYVAIAFFAFVVLGLIAKLFGFSVIKLMRIFKDELVLAYSTASSETVLPRVIEKMEAYGAPKAICSFVVPTGYSFNLDGSTLYQSIAAIFIAQLYGIDLSISQQLLLVLTLMVTSKGIAGVPGVSFVVLLATLGSVGIPLEGLAFIAGVDRVMDMARTALNVIGNALAVLVIARWEGMYDDAKGQRYWNSLPHWRSKEKLPAGEISKN
- a CDS encoding inhibitor of vertebrate lysozyme family protein; the protein is MIGLKTLAAALLLGGSAMAMAANDGQARVNELLSSDPQYRETWQGVVKHEERLPEWVMNLSGTPDQQMNAVTEDGNQYLVGPLCESADKCLNHRLIVAFSFDKKDAYAMLVDVPEGLPADKSPTRHATYRFLGKPDQDMQNLLMETLKKDPNWY
- a CDS encoding DUF1328 domain-containing protein, which produces MLSWAITFLIIAIIAAVLGFGGIAGTATGIAKILFVVFLVMFIASFFFGRRGRG